The Blautia luti nucleotide sequence GCGGTATTCCTTTCATACTTCTGTTCAGGTTTCTCCCTGGAATACAGTACTTTCACCCTGCGTATCCCCCTTTTACGCAACTGTGCCCGAAACATCCTGGTAAAAACACATCCGGTGATCCTGGAAATGTCAGCTGTCTCCAGTTTAAACGGATCTGTCCTATTCCCAATCCACATACATGAGATCACCGGAGTATTGCATTCCCTTGCCCGCTGGATCAGAAGAAGTTTCGAATCAACTGTATCCATGGCATCCACAATATAATCATAACTGCCCAGTTCAAATATGCAGGCAGTTTCTTCATTATAAAATGTATCATAAGTGTGTACCAGAATTCCCTCGTCTATATCCCTGATCCTGGCCTTGGCAATCTCCACGTTACTTCTCCCAATGGTTGAACGCAGTGCATAAAGCTGCCTGTTAATATGATCCGCAGATATGGTTCCATTATCCACAAGTGTAAGACTTGCCACCCCACATCTTGCAAGAGCTTCTGCTGCATATGAGCCGGCACCTCCAAGCCCGAAAACGACAATCTTTGCTCTGCCCAGTCTGTCTGTCCCTGCATCACCAAGCAGCATTTCCATTCTGGCAAATGCATCCGGCATACAATACCCTCCCCAAATTCATTATCTGACTGTCATTATACTATTTATCTGTTCAAAAGTACAGTACACGTATATAAATCTTATTTTTATACATACTGTTGTTATATGGTTAGTATTTTCGCAAAGGAGGTATTTTATGTTTCAGCAGATCTTTCTGGGATTTCTCGGTCTATGTTCCGGAGTGATCATTGCAGGGGGACTTACCGGACTCCTGATCGGACTGTCCATTGTTCCCCGCTATGCAGGCATCACCCACACAGCCAGACATATGCTTCTGTATGAAGATATCACCCTTGCCGGAACTGTCCTGGGAAATCTCTTATATCTCTTTAAATGGAAAATTTCCCTTGGTATGCCGTTTCTGATTCTTTACGGTACCTTTTCCGGAATTTTTCTGGGCGGCTGGATCATGGCTCTCGCTGAAATGGCAGATGTATTTCCCATTTTCGCCAGACGGATCCGCTTTCAGCGCGGACTTTCTTTTATCATCTTATGCGTAGCCGCAGGCAAAACACTTGGCTCCCTGATCTACTACTACCACGCATGGCTGTCCTAGAGTGTGTTTGAATTATACCAGAAAACTGCCAAAAGACAAAACAGGAACTGTTTCCCTGTTCCGGAAAGGATGATCTATATGAACAAAAAACAATATGAACAATATGTCAAAGAAATCACTCCTGTACACAATCTCGGTCTGAACATGTGCAGGGCATTCCTCACCGGAGGCCTGATCTGCACCCTGGGCCAGTTTATCCTGAATACTGCCCAAAATTACGGATTGGATCAGGAAACCGCCGGTTCCTGGTGTTCCCTGATCCTGATCCTTCTCAGCGTTCTTCTTACAGGACTGAACCTTTACTCCAAGATTGGGAAATTCGGCGGCGCAGGAGGCCTGGTACCCATTACCGGATTTGCCAACTCCGTAGCTGCATCAGCCATCGAATACAAAGCTGAAGGCCAGGTATTCGGCATCGGCTGTAAGATCTTCACCATTGCAGGCCCTGTGATCCTGTACGGGATCTTAAGTTCCTGGGGGCTTGGGGTTATTTATTATATTCTGAAAATACTGGAGGTGATCGGATGACCAGACAATATACCACAGGAAATGCCAGCATTTCTTTTGAAACCCCGGTTTTTATCCAGAGCTGTGCTTCCATCGTAAGCCAGAAAGAGGGGGAGGGGCCTCTTGGCTCCTGTTTTGACAGCGTCAGTTCTGATCCGCTCTTCGGGACTGACACCTGGGAAGCTGCCGAAAGTACCATGCAAAAAAAAGCTGCTGCCCTTGCCATAGAAAAGGCAGGTCTGGATTTCTCTCAGATCCGTCTGTTGTTTGCCGGAGATCTTCTGGCCCAGACTGTGGCCTCCTCCTTCGGTACTGCTGATCTGGGAATTCCCTTTTATGGGCTGTTCGGAGCCTGCTCGACCATGGGAGAGTCCCTGTCTCTGGCAGCCCTGTGCACCGCAGCCGGTTACGGACAGCATATCCTCTGTGCAACCTCCAGTCATTTCGCAAGTGCGGAAAAAGAATTTCGGTTTCCTCTGGGATATGGAAATCAAAGGCCCTTATCTGCTACCTGGACTGTCACAGGTGCCGGAGCCTGCATACTTGGGTGCAACCCTCCCGCCCGTCCTGTTCCCGGCGAATTAAGTACTCTGCGAAACCAGGATACCTGCGCAGTCATTACCGGCATCACCACAGGAAGACTGACAGATTTCGGCCTGAAAGATTCTTTTAATATGGGCGGATGCATGGCTCCCGCTGCCTGCAGCACCATTTCCGAACATTTAAAGGATTTCCACAGAACAGTCTCTGACTACGATGCCATATTCACCGGCGACCTGGGAATGGTTGGCCAGAAAATCCTTCTGGATCTTCTGAACGAGCAGAACATCGATATCTCTTCTGTTCATCAGGACTGCGGAATGCTGATCTATGATCCCCAGACCCAGGATACCCACTCCGGAGGAAGCGGCTGCGGCTGTGCAGCTTCAGTTCTGGCAGGCTATATTCTTCCAGAACTGATCGCAGGTAAATGGAACCGCATTCTCTTTGTTCCTACAGGCGCACTGCTTTCCAAGGTCAGTTTCAACGAAGGGGACACAATCCCCGGAATTGCCCACGCAGTTGTGATCGAACGACGGGAACTATAATTTTTTACAGAAAGGAGACTAATAATCATGGATTACTTTCGTGCATTCTGGACAGGAGGACTGATCTGTGCCCTTGTCCAGATCTTACTGGATAAAACCAGGCTGATGCCTGGAAGAGTTATGGTCCTTCTGGTATGCAGCGGTGCCTTGTTCAGTGCCCTGGGTATTTATCAGCCTTTCACCGAATTCGCAGGTGCCGGAGCCTCTGTCCCCCTTCTCGGCTTCGGCAATGTCCTCTGGAAAGGCACAAAAGAAGCAGTTGATTCCAGCGGACTTCTGGGGCTTTTTATGGGAGGTTTCAAATCCTGTGCTGTAGGCGTTTCTGCTGCCCTTATCTTTTCATACCTTGCCAGCCTGATCTTTAAACCCAAAATGAAAGGGTAAACTTTATGAAAGGACAGATTCTATGAGCGACACTCTTTATCTGCTTCTGGATCAGAATATCCAGATCGAACACCCTCATGTTTATCTGCAGGATATCGCAAGACTTTCCTGCAGCAACAGCAAAATTCTGAACCGCCTCCGGGTAATGCCTGTTGTCAATCTGCCCCCGGACAAACCGGGGCGCTATGTATTCTCTGTCATGGATCTTATCACACAGATCCAGCAGAAAGAGCCTGATCTGGAGATCAGCTCCATCGGAGAACCCAATTTCATCATAACATTCAAAAATAAACCCGGCCCTGGTTTTTTGCTGGAATGGGTAAAAATTCTTTTCGTAGGACTTTCTACTTTTTTCGGAGCAGGTTTCTCTATTATGACTTTTAATAACGACGTTGACGTAGGAAGTCTTTTTTCCAATATTTATACTCAGGTCACCGGACAGCCTTCCGGACATTTCACCATCCTGGAAATCACTTATTCTATTGGTATCGGCGTTGGCGTATTGTTCTTCTTCAATCATTTCGGTCATATGAAGATCACTTCCGATCCCACTCCCATGCAGGTACAAATGCGGCTTTATGAAGACGATGTCAACACAACGATCATAGAAGATATTGACCGCATGAAAAACTCCTGATCTTCGGGTCTGAAAAAGCTGCCAGCAAAGCAGCTTTTTCAGTTTACACCGGTTCTTTTATATCTGTTCCCTGAGCTTCTTCAAAATTTTTTTCTCCATTCTGGAAACCTGTACCTGGGAAATCCCCAGTTCTTCTGCGATCTCCGTCTGGGTATGATCCTGAAAATACCGCATACGGATCAGCTGGCGTTCTCTTTCCTCCAGTTTTCCCAGCATCTCATTCAGAAATATTTTTTCCAGTGCCTGTTCCTGTCCGTTTTCCTTCTCCGGAATCCTGTCCAGGAGTGCAATATCATTGCCTTCCCCCTGATATATTATTTTATGCAGGGATTCCACTTCTGCACCTGATTCCAGGGACATGACCACTTCTTCCTCCTGCAGTCCTACAGCCTCTGCAATCTCCCCGAGCCCCGGTTCCCTTCCCAGTGTCTTTTCCAGTTCTTCCCTCGCGCGGTAAATTTTGAAGCAGTTCTCCTTCAGGCTTCTGCTTACTTTCAGGATTCCATCATCCCTTAAATATCGTTTGATCTCTCCCACGATCATGGGTACAGCATAAGTAGAAAATCGGACTTCGAAAGAAGTGTCAAAATGGTCCACTGCTTTCAGCAGACCAATACTTCCGATCTGGAAAAGATCTTCCATGTCCACGCCTCTTCCTAGAAATCTTTTCGCCACACTGTAGATCAGTCCTGCATTTTCTTTAAATATGGTATCTCTTGCCTCTTTATCTCCCTGGTGCGACCTCTCGATGAGAGCAAGAGTATGCTCCATTCCTACCTCCCGATGATTTTCTTCATATGCACAGTCGTTCCTTTTCCCGGCTGTGATTCCACTGTCACCTCATCCATGAATGCTTCCATAAATGTAAATCCCATCCCTGATCTGTCCTTATCCGGTCTGGTCGTAAAAAGTGGTTCCATGGCCTTTTTTATGTCTGCGATCCCGGTTCCATGATCTTTGATATCCACCAGAAATTCTTTTCCATCCAGACGGCATTTCATCTCGATCTTGCTTACCTTTCCCTCATAAGCATGAATAATACAGTTGGTCACAGCCTCCGAAACAGCTGTCTTTAAATCCGCCACCTCCTCCAGTGTAGGATTCAGCTGTGTACAGAAAGCTGCTGCTGTCACTCTCGCCAGCCCTTCATTTACAGGCCGGCTGTCAAAAATGATCTGCATTTCATTGGTATTATCCATCATATGCCCTCCCCTTCTTTATACTTCCCTGCAGATTTCCACAAATTTGTAAACTCCGGATAAATGCAGAAGTTTTTCAATATATGCACTGACCCCTGTAGCACGGATACAGTCTCCCCGCATTCCCATTGCCCGGTATCTTCCCATGATCAGTCCGATCCCGGAGCTGTCCATAAACATGGTTTCCGAAAAATCAAATATCATAGTTCGGATATATTTTTTCCGCATGATATTGTCGGATTCTTTTCGGATATCCTCTGATACCGGATGATCCACTTCCTCCGGAAGATGGACTGTCAGGCAGTTTCCCTGTACTTCAAATACGCTCTTCATATTCTTCTTATTCCCCCTGTTACATAATAAAGTTTCCCGCCTGCAGCGGGTCGCTTCAGTGACATAATTCCTTTCCGCCGCAGTGCGATCCTGCCCGGAGGTATTTTTGTATAATAGGAAATTCATTGAAATTTCCTATTATACAAAAAAGAGACCTGCATATTTCTACACACATCTCTTTTGTATTTTATAAAATTCTAATATCCGCTGTCATAAGAGCCATCGTCATAGGATTCATCATAAGAACTGTCATCATAACTGTTGTCTCCAGATTCATCATAAGACGAGGTATCCGCTGAGTAATCCTCACTATCAGAGGAAGTATCTCCTGATGAATCTTCACTGTCAGATGAAGTATCTTCTGATGAAGTATCTTCTGATGAAGTATCTCCCGATGAGGTATCACTGCCATCCCCTGAATCTCCTTCAATACCGGTGACACCTGTACTGCTGCAGATGGAATTGTAAATTCCCTTCAGGCTGTCCGAAAGTGTATCTGCATAAACATTCTGAACCTTCAGGGCAGCTTCGTCCACATTCTGCTGCTGCAGTGCTGTGTAAGCTTCCAGAAGAGCTTCATAGCTGCTGCTTTTCTTCTTCTCTTCTTCGATCTGTTTGGAAGCTGCAGCCACTGTGTCATCTGATTCCTGCGCCTGACTCTGCGCTTTCGTAAGTTCAGCTCCCTGGCTGGACACCGCATCGCTGTATTTTACGATCTGCTGGTTGGCCTCCCTGTAGATTCCCTGACGTATAGAAGGCACTGCCAGAAGATAAAATGCCAGAAGTCCCGCACCAAAACCGGCTACCAGTGTAAAAAACAATGAGATCCTGGACTGTTCTTTGTAAGCAGGAACCTGAACCGTCATATCCACGCTGCTGTTTTCCTGCTCTGCTTTCTTCCCTGCCCCGTTCCTGAAAAATCCTTTTTTCTGATGCTCCAGTTTCGTAGTCACACCTGTCTGATCATCAATCTCTTTCAGAAACCGGAGAGTTGTTGTATTGGTCTTATCGATCCTTGCGGCTTTTCTCAATGCCTTCCTGGCTCTGTTGTATTCTCCTTCTTTCATACGGATCAATGCCAGAAGATGATATCCCTTGATCAGTTTGGGATTCTGGGTCAGAATCTTTTTCAGCCGTATGGCAGCCATATCCTCATGTCCTTCCCTGCACAGGTTCAGGGCATCATTATATTTTCGGATCGTCTCATTAATTGCCTCAAGCTTATTGGAATTAGCCTGCAGTTTATTGATATATTCTGTTGCAAGATTTCTGGTAGGCTGAAGATTTTTGCTGATCACCCATTCACTGAGCGCAGACACCACCTCACCAGTCTCAAAATATACCAGTCCCAGCAGATTTCTGGCCTGTATATTATGTTTATTATAAATCAGGCTCTGCTTCAGACAGCTGATCGCACCTGACAGATCGCGGACACTTGCCTTCTCCAGTCCCATATTGTAATAATGTCTAGAAAGGTAATCCACCTTTTTCTGGATAAGTACATTACATCCGCAGCGAGGACAATAATCCAGATCCTTATCTGCCAGAAATGCACCACAATTCATACAATTCATGTATTTCTCCTTATTTCACCCGGCGCTGGCTTTTGGCCTCACGGAGAACTTCCTGAAGAACATCCAGAATATCTGTCAGTTCCCTTTCATATATGGCGCCCTCCGCATCTGTCACATCCAGGCACGGTTCAAACTTCTTAAGTTCCTCTTCGTAATCTATCATTTCTTATTTCTCCTGATCACATCTTTAATCTCACCTACAAGATACAGAGATCCTACACAGAAAAGCATCCCATCTTCCCCTTTGGCTTCCAGTGCTCTTCCAAATGCTGTTTCAATATCTTCCACAGCTTCTACCGATGAAACTCCTGCTTCTGCGAAAAGCTTCGCAAATCTTTCTGCCGGAACTTCACGGTATCCTCCTACAGAAGTCACAACCACATGGCGGAATGTGATCCTGCTGCAGATCGTATGTATCATATCTGTATAATCTTTGTCATCTACTGCTGAGAAAAGCAAAGTCAGCGGACATTCTTTCTGGAAATGCTCTGCTGTCTCTACGAACTTCTCAACTCCGTCCTCATTATGCGCACCGTCCACGATCACACCTGGAAGCACTGTTTCCATTCTTCCCTGCCAGCGTGTTCTGACAATTCCTTC carries:
- a CDS encoding stage V sporulation protein AD, producing MTRQYTTGNASISFETPVFIQSCASIVSQKEGEGPLGSCFDSVSSDPLFGTDTWEAAESTMQKKAAALAIEKAGLDFSQIRLLFAGDLLAQTVASSFGTADLGIPFYGLFGACSTMGESLSLAALCTAAGYGQHILCATSSHFASAEKEFRFPLGYGNQRPLSATWTVTGAGACILGCNPPARPVPGELSTLRNQDTCAVITGITTGRLTDFGLKDSFNMGGCMAPAACSTISEHLKDFHRTVSDYDAIFTGDLGMVGQKILLDLLNEQNIDISSVHQDCGMLIYDPQTQDTHSGGSGCGCAASVLAGYILPELIAGKWNRILFVPTGALLSKVSFNEGDTIPGIAHAVVIERREL
- the sigF gene encoding RNA polymerase sporulation sigma factor SigF, with translation MEHTLALIERSHQGDKEARDTIFKENAGLIYSVAKRFLGRGVDMEDLFQIGSIGLLKAVDHFDTSFEVRFSTYAVPMIVGEIKRYLRDDGILKVSRSLKENCFKIYRAREELEKTLGREPGLGEIAEAVGLQEEEVVMSLESGAEVESLHKIIYQGEGNDIALLDRIPEKENGQEQALEKIFLNEMLGKLEERERQLIRMRYFQDHTQTEIAEELGISQVQVSRMEKKILKKLREQI
- a CDS encoding STAS domain-containing protein, producing MKSVFEVQGNCLTVHLPEEVDHPVSEDIRKESDNIMRKKYIRTMIFDFSETMFMDSSGIGLIMGRYRAMGMRGDCIRATGVSAYIEKLLHLSGVYKFVEICREV
- a CDS encoding SpoVA/SpoVAEb family sporulation membrane protein; protein product: MNKKQYEQYVKEITPVHNLGLNMCRAFLTGGLICTLGQFILNTAQNYGLDQETAGSWCSLILILLSVLLTGLNLYSKIGKFGGAGGLVPITGFANSVAASAIEYKAEGQVFGIGCKIFTIAGPVILYGILSSWGLGVIYYILKILEVIG
- a CDS encoding stage V sporulation protein AB, yielding MFQQIFLGFLGLCSGVIIAGGLTGLLIGLSIVPRYAGITHTARHMLLYEDITLAGTVLGNLLYLFKWKISLGMPFLILYGTFSGIFLGGWIMALAEMADVFPIFARRIRFQRGLSFIILCVAAGKTLGSLIYYYHAWLS
- the spoIIAB gene encoding anti-sigma F factor → MDNTNEMQIIFDSRPVNEGLARVTAAAFCTQLNPTLEEVADLKTAVSEAVTNCIIHAYEGKVSKIEMKCRLDGKEFLVDIKDHGTGIADIKKAMEPLFTTRPDKDRSGMGFTFMEAFMDEVTVESQPGKGTTVHMKKIIGR
- a CDS encoding ThiF family adenylyltransferase codes for the protein MPDAFARMEMLLGDAGTDRLGRAKIVVFGLGGAGSYAAEALARCGVASLTLVDNGTISADHINRQLYALRSTIGRSNVEIAKARIRDIDEGILVHTYDTFYNEETACIFELGSYDYIVDAMDTVDSKLLLIQRARECNTPVISCMWIGNRTDPFKLETADISRITGCVFTRMFRAQLRKRGIRRVKVLYSREKPEQKYERNTAQGSISFVTGTAGMMLAAAVVRDLLETDRTRRKRK
- a CDS encoding SpoVA/SpoVAEb family sporulation membrane protein; the encoded protein is MDYFRAFWTGGLICALVQILLDKTRLMPGRVMVLLVCSGALFSALGIYQPFTEFAGAGASVPLLGFGNVLWKGTKEAVDSSGLLGLFMGGFKSCAVGVSAALIFSYLASLIFKPKMKG
- a CDS encoding tetratricopeptide repeat protein — encoded protein: MNCMNCGAFLADKDLDYCPRCGCNVLIQKKVDYLSRHYYNMGLEKASVRDLSGAISCLKQSLIYNKHNIQARNLLGLVYFETGEVVSALSEWVISKNLQPTRNLATEYINKLQANSNKLEAINETIRKYNDALNLCREGHEDMAAIRLKKILTQNPKLIKGYHLLALIRMKEGEYNRARKALRKAARIDKTNTTTLRFLKEIDDQTGVTTKLEHQKKGFFRNGAGKKAEQENSSVDMTVQVPAYKEQSRISLFFTLVAGFGAGLLAFYLLAVPSIRQGIYREANQQIVKYSDAVSSQGAELTKAQSQAQESDDTVAAASKQIEEEKKKSSSYEALLEAYTALQQQNVDEAALKVQNVYADTLSDSLKGIYNSICSSTGVTGIEGDSGDGSDTSSGDTSSEDTSSEDTSSDSEDSSGDTSSDSEDYSADTSSYDESGDNSYDDSSYDESYDDGSYDSGY
- a CDS encoding stage V sporulation protein AA, translated to MSDTLYLLLDQNIQIEHPHVYLQDIARLSCSNSKILNRLRVMPVVNLPPDKPGRYVFSVMDLITQIQQKEPDLEISSIGEPNFIITFKNKPGPGFLLEWVKILFVGLSTFFGAGFSIMTFNNDVDVGSLFSNIYTQVTGQPSGHFTILEITYSIGIGVGVLFFFNHFGHMKITSDPTPMQVQMRLYEDDVNTTIIEDIDRMKNS